A window from Planococcus maritimus encodes these proteins:
- a CDS encoding ABC transporter ATP-binding protein, whose product MAEKLVEIKNLKQHFNVGKANEVKAVDGITFDIYKGETLGLVGESGCGKSTTGRSIIRLYDATDGQVLYEGESVHGKKNKKDLKKFNRKMQMIFQDPYASLNQRMKVMDIIAEGIDIHGLAKDSSERKKMVYDLLETVGLNKEHANRYPHEFSGGQRQRLGIARALAVDPDFIIADEPISALDVSIQAQVVNLLKELQEEKGLTYLFIAHDLSMVKYISDRIGVMYFGKLVELAPADELYANPMHPYTQSLLSAIPLPDPNYERNRTRKAYDPAVHNYTDGEDVKMREVAPNHFVDCSEKEFAELQERMATKK is encoded by the coding sequence ATGGCTGAGAAATTAGTTGAAATTAAGAATCTAAAGCAGCATTTCAATGTTGGCAAAGCAAACGAAGTAAAAGCAGTCGATGGCATTACATTCGACATTTATAAAGGGGAAACGCTTGGTCTTGTTGGAGAGTCCGGTTGCGGAAAATCAACAACGGGCCGCTCGATTATTCGTCTGTATGATGCAACGGATGGCCAAGTCCTTTATGAAGGCGAGAGCGTGCATGGCAAGAAAAACAAGAAAGACTTGAAAAAGTTCAATCGCAAAATGCAAATGATTTTTCAAGACCCATACGCTTCATTAAACCAGCGGATGAAAGTCATGGATATTATTGCAGAAGGAATTGATATCCACGGATTGGCGAAAGATTCCTCAGAACGCAAAAAGATGGTTTATGACTTGTTGGAGACGGTCGGTTTGAACAAAGAACACGCCAACCGTTATCCACATGAGTTCTCCGGCGGACAGCGCCAGCGTTTAGGCATCGCACGTGCTTTAGCAGTCGATCCGGACTTCATCATTGCCGATGAGCCCATTTCGGCACTGGATGTTTCGATCCAAGCGCAGGTCGTCAACTTGCTGAAAGAATTGCAAGAAGAAAAAGGCTTGACGTATTTGTTCATCGCGCATGATTTGTCGATGGTTAAATACATTTCAGACCGTATTGGCGTCATGTATTTCGGGAAATTGGTGGAATTGGCACCAGCTGATGAGTTGTATGCAAATCCGATGCACCCTTATACGCAATCATTGCTTTCGGCCATTCCACTTCCGGATCCGAACTATGAGCGCAATCGTACGCGTAAAGCATACGACCCGGCCGTCCATAATTATACAGATGGCGAAGACGTAAAAATGCGTGAAGTTGCACCCAACCATTTTGTTGACTGTTCTGAAAAAGAATTTGCAGAATTACAAGAGCGTATGGCTACAAAAAAATAA
- the mecA gene encoding adaptor protein MecA codes for MEIERINDNTVKFYISYLDVEERGFSRDEIWFNRDKSEELFWEMMDEVNEEADFVMEGPLWIQVQAMDKGLEVTVTRAQLTKDGQKLDLPDDIEERRKMFSGEEAGSQEFDEFEPVYDEGDSKKLEYSFVLSEVEELLPIAKRLMYMPVDTALYHFDGNYYMHVKFDEILHSEKDIKDQLSVITEYLQQTPMTIHRLEEYGKPIFKKDALPNVLHYFG; via the coding sequence ATGGAAATAGAACGCATTAACGACAACACAGTGAAATTTTACATTTCCTATCTTGATGTTGAAGAGCGAGGGTTTAGCCGTGACGAAATTTGGTTTAACAGAGACAAAAGCGAAGAGCTTTTCTGGGAAATGATGGATGAAGTCAATGAAGAAGCCGATTTCGTTATGGAAGGGCCGCTGTGGATTCAAGTACAAGCCATGGACAAAGGATTGGAAGTCACTGTCACTCGTGCACAATTGACGAAAGACGGGCAAAAACTAGATTTGCCAGATGATATAGAAGAGCGCCGCAAGATGTTTTCTGGAGAAGAAGCTGGCTCGCAGGAGTTCGACGAATTCGAACCAGTTTATGACGAAGGTGATTCGAAGAAACTCGAGTACTCATTTGTTCTCTCCGAAGTGGAAGAATTGCTTCCAATTGCGAAGCGTCTAATGTACATGCCAGTCGATACGGCATTGTACCACTTTGACGGCAATTACTATATGCATGTCAAGTTCGACGAAATCCTGCATTCTGAAAAAGACATCAAAGATCAATTGAGCGTCATTACGGAATACTTGCAGCAAACTCCAATGACTATCCACCGTCTTGAAGAATATGGAAAGCCGATTTTCAAAAAAGATGCGTTGCCAAACGTACTTCATTATTTCGGATAA
- a CDS encoding ABC transporter ATP-binding protein, whose amino-acid sequence MEKILQVKDLELSFNTFGGEVKAIRGVNFDLYKGETLAIVGESGSGKSVTTKSIMRLLPEESAEFKNGEILFGGRDLTKLSDREMQKIRGKDISMIFQDPMTSLNPTMPIGRQITEPILKHQKISKDEAKKLAVDLLRLVGMPKPELRMKQYPHQFSGGQRQRIVIAIALACNPQILIADEPTTALDVTIQAQILELMKDLQKKIDTSIIFITHDLGVVANVADRVAVMYGGKIVEIGTVDEIFYNPQHPYTWGLLSSMPSMDAEDAKLYAIPGTPPDLLDPPKGDAFALRSEYAMKIDMEQPPPFFKVSDTHMAATWLLHPEAPTVEPPEMVIERMKKFPGSRYYEGSAN is encoded by the coding sequence ATGGAAAAGATACTTCAAGTAAAAGACCTCGAACTTTCCTTCAACACATTTGGTGGAGAAGTAAAAGCAATCCGAGGCGTCAACTTTGATTTATATAAAGGCGAAACATTGGCAATCGTAGGTGAATCCGGTTCTGGTAAATCCGTTACAACGAAATCGATCATGCGTTTGCTGCCTGAAGAAAGTGCAGAATTCAAAAATGGGGAAATTTTGTTTGGTGGACGTGACTTGACGAAGTTGAGCGATAGAGAGATGCAGAAAATCCGCGGAAAAGACATTTCGATGATTTTCCAGGATCCAATGACATCACTCAACCCGACAATGCCAATCGGACGCCAGATTACAGAACCGATTTTGAAGCACCAAAAAATCAGCAAAGACGAAGCGAAGAAATTGGCAGTCGACTTATTACGTCTAGTCGGCATGCCAAAACCTGAGCTTCGCATGAAACAATACCCTCACCAATTCTCAGGCGGACAGCGCCAGCGGATCGTTATTGCCATTGCGCTTGCGTGCAATCCGCAAATCTTGATCGCCGATGAGCCGACAACTGCATTGGATGTAACAATCCAAGCGCAAATCCTGGAATTGATGAAAGACTTGCAGAAGAAAATCGATACGTCGATTATTTTCATTACGCATGACCTTGGGGTAGTAGCGAACGTAGCAGACCGTGTAGCCGTTATGTATGGCGGGAAAATTGTAGAAATCGGCACAGTCGATGAAATATTCTATAACCCGCAGCATCCTTACACATGGGGCCTTCTTAGTTCGATGCCGTCGATGGATGCAGAAGATGCCAAACTTTACGCGATTCCTGGCACGCCGCCGGATCTATTGGATCCACCAAAAGGTGATGCATTTGCGCTGCGCAGTGAATACGCTATGAAGATTGACATGGAACAGCCACCACCGTTCTTTAAAGTCAGCGATACACATATGGCTGCTACATGGCTTTTGCACCCGGAAGCTCCAACAGTCGAACCGCCTGAAATGGTCATCGAACGGATGAAAAAGTTCCCTGGTAGCCGCTATTACGAAGGGAGCGCAAATTGA
- a CDS encoding putative glycoside hydrolase, translated as MCVKSLKWLAASVFLLGSATAVQAAEIETEDFSTRAYEAVKIDSVLLGTSERFRFDSGLTFDYPDAVRGIFVTGNSAGGERFASLVDLVGNTDLNAMVIDVKEDMGHLTYMPEEDSPLAEKGIGTSLIKDPHAVLKQMEEEQIYPIARVVVFKDSQLAQQHPELSFTSGGQVWENRRGEAFVNPFMQEVWDYNVEVAIEAAKLGFKEIQFDYVRFPEGFERLGEELDYSMGDYAESNLDPVQRRVEAVTDFVAYAKEKLQPYDVEVSVDIFGYAATLPEAPGIGQNFSKISENVDVISSMIYPSHWTSYFGIAKPDLEPYNLVAEYAKVENKVLSKLEEAPTSRPWLQDFTASYLGSGNYKRYGKSEVEAQIRALNEQGIDEFLLWNAGNSYSPGVDYTPE; from the coding sequence ATCTGTGTGAAATCCTTGAAATGGCTTGCTGCATCCGTATTTTTACTAGGTAGTGCCACTGCTGTTCAGGCAGCTGAAATCGAAACAGAAGACTTTTCAACCCGTGCATATGAAGCTGTTAAAATCGACTCGGTCTTACTCGGGACATCCGAGCGTTTCCGGTTCGATTCGGGATTGACTTTCGATTATCCTGATGCAGTCAGAGGGATATTCGTCACCGGGAACTCGGCCGGGGGGGAGCGATTTGCTTCGCTAGTCGATCTTGTCGGCAATACGGATTTAAATGCTATGGTCATTGATGTCAAGGAGGACATGGGGCATTTAACATACATGCCAGAAGAAGATTCTCCACTAGCGGAAAAAGGCATCGGTACATCATTGATCAAAGATCCTCACGCGGTGCTTAAGCAAATGGAAGAGGAACAGATTTACCCAATTGCCCGTGTGGTGGTCTTTAAGGACTCGCAGCTTGCTCAACAGCATCCTGAGCTGTCCTTTACTTCAGGCGGACAAGTCTGGGAAAATCGCCGTGGCGAAGCGTTCGTCAATCCATTTATGCAGGAAGTTTGGGACTATAATGTAGAAGTAGCCATAGAAGCTGCGAAACTTGGATTTAAAGAAATTCAGTTCGACTATGTACGTTTCCCTGAAGGCTTTGAACGACTTGGGGAAGAACTCGATTATTCAATGGGCGACTATGCGGAGTCCAATCTCGACCCTGTGCAGCGCCGCGTGGAAGCGGTCACAGATTTTGTCGCCTACGCAAAAGAAAAACTCCAGCCCTATGATGTAGAAGTATCGGTGGATATCTTCGGCTACGCTGCGACATTGCCTGAGGCTCCTGGAATTGGCCAGAACTTCTCAAAAATTTCAGAGAACGTCGATGTAATTTCTTCGATGATCTATCCAAGTCATTGGACTTCTTATTTTGGTATTGCAAAACCAGATTTAGAACCCTATAACTTAGTCGCCGAATACGCCAAAGTGGAAAATAAGGTATTGTCTAAATTAGAGGAAGCTCCTACATCACGACCGTGGTTGCAGGATTTTACTGCAAGCTATTTAGGCAGTGGAAATTATAAACGCTATGGCAAGTCAGAAGTGGAAGCCCAAATCCGGGCCTTGAATGAACAAGGAATCGACGAATTTCTGCTATGGAATGCCGGCAATAGCTACTCGCCGGGAGTAGACTATACACCTGAATAA
- the opp3C gene encoding oligopeptide ABC transporter permease, translating to MTQNYDKLPQDAFTRIPRDTQEAEKISKPSVSFWQDAWRSLKKNKGAIISLILFGLIVLMSFLGPVISPYEPNDQTITHANLPPKIPVIENLGIMDGVGTLGGREVDLYEMKSVEQNYWFGTDGLGRDMFSRVWKGTQVSLFIAFVAAAIDMLIGVIYGGISGYFGGRVDDVMQRIVEILTGIPNLVVVILFILIMDPGILAIIIALTITGWTGMSRVVRGQVLKYKSQEFVLAARTLGASDTRIIWKHLMPNVLGVIIINTMFTIPGAIFFEAFLSFIGLGLQAPDASLGTLINDGYKLIQYQPHILLFPAVVLSLIMIAFNLIGDGLRDALDPKMKD from the coding sequence ATGACACAGAATTATGATAAACTTCCTCAAGATGCATTTACTCGCATCCCTAGGGATACACAAGAAGCAGAGAAAATTTCAAAACCTAGTGTCAGTTTTTGGCAGGATGCTTGGCGCAGCCTGAAGAAAAACAAAGGCGCGATTATCAGTTTGATTCTATTTGGTTTGATTGTCCTTATGTCTTTTCTTGGACCAGTGATCAGCCCTTATGAACCAAATGACCAAACGATTACACATGCCAACTTGCCGCCTAAGATTCCGGTAATCGAAAACTTAGGGATCATGGATGGAGTAGGTACACTAGGCGGACGTGAAGTCGATTTGTATGAAATGAAAAGTGTCGAACAAAATTACTGGTTCGGAACGGACGGCCTCGGCCGCGACATGTTCTCGCGTGTATGGAAAGGGACGCAAGTATCCTTATTCATCGCATTCGTAGCAGCAGCGATTGATATGTTGATTGGTGTCATTTACGGCGGGATTTCCGGTTATTTCGGAGGCCGCGTAGATGATGTCATGCAGCGTATCGTAGAGATTTTGACTGGTATTCCAAACTTGGTCGTCGTTATCCTCTTTATCCTCATCATGGATCCGGGGATACTCGCAATCATCATTGCCTTGACGATCACTGGTTGGACCGGGATGTCACGGGTAGTGCGTGGTCAGGTTCTTAAGTACAAGAGTCAAGAGTTTGTTCTCGCAGCGCGTACGCTTGGTGCAAGCGACACCCGTATCATCTGGAAACATTTGATGCCGAACGTCCTTGGCGTTATCATCATCAACACGATGTTCACGATTCCAGGCGCTATTTTCTTCGAAGCGTTCTTGAGCTTTATCGGACTCGGGCTTCAAGCTCCGGATGCGTCTCTTGGTACTTTGATCAATGATGGATACAAACTGATCCAGTATCAGCCACACATCCTCTTGTTCCCAGCTGTAGTCTTGAGTTTGATTATGATTGCATTTAACTTAATTGGTGACGGTTTACGTGATGCGCTCGATCCGAAGATGAAAGATTAA
- the opp3b gene encoding oligopeptide ABC transporter permease: protein MARYIGKRLIYMFITLALIATFTFFLMKILPGSPIASADKLSPEQRAVVEARYGLDQPLPVQYFDYMFGLLQGDLGISINQFKGANVTDVILSRMGPSAQIGFQGMLLGTVLGILFGMVAALRQNTWVDYGSTIVAIIGISIPSFVFASMLQYWLGLKLDLFPVALWKDGFMSSVLPSIALAMFPLATAARFIRTEMIEVLGSDYITLAKAKGASGSEIAFKHAFRNALIPLITVLGPMAVSILTGSLVVEQIFAIPGIGEQFVKSIMVNDFSIIMGTTIFFSVFLIVIILVVDILYGVIDPRIRLSGGKS from the coding sequence ATGGCACGCTATATTGGAAAAAGATTAATTTATATGTTCATCACCTTAGCGCTTATTGCCACGTTTACATTTTTCTTGATGAAAATATTACCAGGTTCCCCAATTGCTTCCGCAGATAAGCTATCTCCTGAACAACGGGCAGTCGTAGAGGCACGGTACGGACTGGACCAACCCCTTCCTGTTCAATATTTCGATTATATGTTTGGTTTGCTACAAGGTGATTTGGGTATTTCGATTAACCAATTCAAAGGCGCAAACGTAACGGATGTTATTTTAAGCCGCATGGGGCCGTCAGCCCAGATCGGATTCCAGGGAATGCTCCTCGGAACTGTGCTCGGAATCCTGTTCGGAATGGTAGCGGCGCTCAGGCAAAACACATGGGTGGATTACGGAAGTACAATTGTCGCGATTATCGGTATATCCATTCCATCATTTGTTTTTGCATCCATGCTACAATATTGGCTCGGTTTAAAATTGGATCTGTTCCCAGTGGCATTGTGGAAAGATGGATTCATGTCCAGCGTGTTGCCATCAATCGCATTGGCAATGTTCCCGCTGGCGACAGCTGCACGATTTATCCGTACTGAGATGATTGAAGTTCTAGGCTCTGACTATATCACTTTGGCAAAAGCCAAAGGGGCTAGCGGATCTGAAATTGCATTTAAACACGCATTCCGAAATGCTTTAATTCCATTGATCACTGTTCTTGGGCCAATGGCAGTCAGCATTTTGACAGGTTCACTCGTAGTTGAGCAGATTTTTGCAATTCCTGGAATCGGTGAACAATTTGTAAAATCAATCATGGTCAATGACTTCTCGATCATCATGGGTACGACTATTTTCTTCTCAGTATTCTTGATCGTTATCATTTTGGTTGTAGATATTTTGTATGGCGTCATCGATCCTCGTATTCGTCTTTCAGGAGGTAAGAGTTAA
- a CDS encoding competence protein CoiA — protein sequence MIFILTALNNGQLFTVQAHHTREQLIELRQNGTFVCPACKAPVVLKVGTRKIPHFAHRQQYSCRPGGEPETQLHLLGKFKLSSFFREKGIPAHVEKYLVSIKQRPDLLVKNSAIEFQCSTLPIEQVLKRSQGYTKSGFQAIWIRGIEKLIAPGMTIFHIRPFERAMLRGASLHPHLLHFNPQLSLFFYYSNLFYIQGNRWIGKASVLPMDAQSFPFAVPKMVTPSEYAQAMSLMRIENNKFFRSQLFAKNRMRNSFWRLSYELQLEREAIPEIFGLPFAGGHLFLEHPVIWQMKAALMIESGKPVETLLTDGLVKLASPAVDKHSLIKVLLAYETIYRNGRYVGFSKMVDISYHLLAKTWEN from the coding sequence GTGATTTTTATACTGACAGCACTCAATAATGGTCAATTATTTACAGTCCAAGCACATCATACACGAGAACAACTAATTGAGCTTCGACAGAACGGCACCTTTGTTTGTCCTGCGTGCAAAGCTCCTGTCGTCTTAAAGGTCGGCACAAGGAAAATCCCCCATTTCGCTCATCGCCAACAATACTCCTGTAGGCCAGGTGGTGAACCGGAAACACAGCTACACTTGCTAGGTAAGTTCAAGTTATCTTCTTTTTTTCGTGAAAAAGGCATTCCAGCTCATGTCGAAAAATATTTAGTCTCAATCAAGCAGCGTCCTGACTTGCTGGTCAAAAACTCAGCAATCGAATTTCAGTGCAGCACATTGCCTATCGAGCAAGTACTAAAGCGTAGCCAAGGATACACAAAGTCAGGATTTCAAGCTATATGGATCCGCGGCATAGAAAAGCTAATAGCTCCAGGAATGACTATTTTTCATATCCGCCCTTTTGAAAGAGCAATGCTTCGAGGGGCATCACTTCATCCTCATCTTCTGCATTTTAATCCTCAGCTTTCCCTCTTTTTTTATTACTCCAATCTTTTTTATATACAAGGAAATAGATGGATCGGCAAGGCATCCGTATTGCCGATGGATGCGCAAAGTTTCCCGTTTGCCGTCCCGAAAATGGTGACTCCGTCAGAGTATGCACAAGCCATGTCTCTTATGCGCATAGAAAACAATAAGTTTTTCCGTTCTCAATTATTTGCAAAGAATCGCATGAGAAATTCCTTTTGGCGTTTAAGCTATGAACTTCAGCTCGAAAGGGAAGCGATTCCAGAGATTTTTGGCCTGCCGTTTGCCGGCGGTCATTTGTTTTTAGAGCATCCTGTCATTTGGCAAATGAAAGCGGCTCTGATGATTGAATCAGGAAAACCTGTAGAAACTTTATTAACTGATGGGCTAGTAAAACTTGCGTCTCCAGCGGTGGATAAGCATTCCCTTATTAAGGTGCTTTTGGCATATGAAACTATCTATAGAAATGGACGATATGTTGGTTTTTCAAAAATGGTGGATATTTCCTATCATCTGCTTGCAAAAACGTGGGAAAATTGA
- the pepF gene encoding oligoendopeptidase F, with the protein MTEKLMTRDQVPAELTWRLEDIFATDSQWEEEFKAVSILAEKAGQYEGTLSEGPDALYAALSYKDELSERLRKLYAYSHMRYDQDTTNSTYQAMDSRIKSLFAKTAAGLSYMTPEILSLDEAELVRYVDEHKGLKLYQHALEELNTMRPHVLKAEQEALLAQMSEVVGASSETFGMLNNADLEFPEIENEDGEKVQITHGNYIRFMESKDRRVREDAFKAVYATYGKFRNTFASTLSGNVKRDNVQARIRNYSSARQAALSDDHIPEAVYDQLVETVNNNLHLLQRYVALRKEVLGVDQVHMYDMYTPLVKEVKMEIPYNKATGMMLDGLNALGEDYVGIVKSGIDNRWVDVKENKGKRSGAYSSGAYGTNPYILMNWQDNVDNLFTLAHEFGHSVHSHYTRENQPFVYGDYSIFVAEVASTTNEALLNEHLVNTTEDEQERIYLLNHWLDGFRGTVFRQTMFAEFEHAIHQMDQDGEALTADRLTEVYYELNKKYFGEDMAVDEEIGLEWARIPHFYYNYYVFQYATGFSAATALSKKILEEGEPAVERYINEFLKAGSSDYPIEVLKKAGVDMASPEPVEEACKVFGQKLDELETLLRKNL; encoded by the coding sequence ATGACGGAAAAATTAATGACGAGAGATCAAGTGCCTGCAGAACTGACTTGGCGCTTGGAGGATATTTTTGCGACTGATTCACAATGGGAAGAAGAATTTAAAGCCGTTTCGATTTTAGCTGAGAAAGCTGGACAATACGAAGGCACATTATCTGAAGGGCCAGATGCCTTATATGCTGCACTGAGCTATAAAGATGAACTGTCTGAGCGTTTACGTAAATTGTACGCGTACTCACATATGCGTTATGACCAGGACACGACAAACTCGACTTATCAAGCAATGGACAGCCGCATTAAATCTTTATTTGCTAAAACAGCCGCAGGTTTATCTTATATGACCCCTGAAATCTTGTCTTTGGATGAAGCGGAGCTAGTTCGTTACGTAGACGAACACAAAGGTTTGAAGCTTTACCAACATGCGCTTGAAGAACTGAATACAATGCGTCCGCATGTCTTGAAAGCAGAACAGGAAGCCTTGCTTGCACAAATGTCTGAAGTCGTTGGAGCATCTTCTGAAACCTTTGGTATGCTCAATAACGCTGATTTGGAATTTCCGGAAATCGAAAATGAAGACGGCGAAAAAGTACAGATTACGCATGGCAATTATATTCGCTTTATGGAAAGCAAAGATCGTCGCGTGCGCGAAGACGCATTTAAAGCAGTCTATGCGACATATGGAAAATTCCGCAATACATTTGCTTCTACTTTATCGGGCAATGTGAAACGGGATAATGTCCAGGCGAGAATCCGTAATTATTCATCAGCACGTCAAGCGGCGTTGTCAGATGATCATATTCCAGAAGCCGTGTATGATCAATTGGTCGAGACCGTCAACAACAACCTGCATCTATTGCAGCGTTATGTTGCCTTGCGTAAAGAAGTGCTTGGAGTCGACCAAGTCCATATGTATGATATGTACACACCGCTCGTTAAAGAAGTCAAAATGGAAATTCCCTATAACAAGGCGACCGGCATGATGCTGGATGGCCTGAACGCGCTTGGTGAAGACTATGTGGGCATCGTTAAGTCCGGCATCGATAATCGCTGGGTAGACGTCAAAGAAAACAAAGGCAAGCGCAGCGGTGCTTATTCTTCAGGAGCATATGGAACCAACCCGTATATTTTGATGAATTGGCAAGACAATGTAGACAACCTCTTCACTTTGGCGCACGAATTTGGCCATAGCGTCCACAGTCATTACACGAGAGAGAATCAGCCATTCGTTTATGGTGATTACTCTATTTTCGTGGCAGAAGTTGCCTCGACAACAAATGAGGCTTTATTGAACGAGCACTTGGTCAATACTACTGAAGATGAGCAGGAGCGTATTTATTTGCTCAATCACTGGCTAGATGGATTCCGTGGGACAGTATTCCGCCAAACGATGTTTGCTGAATTCGAGCACGCGATCCACCAGATGGACCAAGATGGTGAAGCTTTGACAGCTGATCGATTGACGGAAGTCTATTATGAGTTAAATAAAAAATATTTCGGTGAAGATATGGCAGTAGACGAGGAGATTGGCCTGGAATGGGCGCGTATTCCTCATTTCTACTACAATTATTATGTTTTCCAATATGCAACGGGCTTTAGTGCAGCTACTGCCTTGAGCAAGAAGATTTTGGAGGAAGGAGAGCCTGCGGTTGAACGTTATATTAACGAGTTCTTGAAAGCCGGCAGCTCTGATTATCCGATTGAAGTCTTGAAAAAAGCGGGCGTCGATATGGCCTCGCCGGAACCAGTCGAAGAAGCTTGTAAAGTTTTTGGTCAAAAGCTTGATGAGTTGGAAACTTTGCTTAGAAAAAATCTATAG
- the spxA gene encoding transcriptional regulator SpxA, giving the protein MVTLFTSPSCTSCRKAKAWLEEHDIPYTERNIFSEPLTISEIKEILRMTEDGTDEIISTRSKIFQKLNVDVESLPLQRLYELIQEHPGLLRRPIIMDEKRLQVGYNEDEIRRFLPRKVRAYQLLEAQRMVN; this is encoded by the coding sequence ATGGTTACTTTATTCACTTCTCCAAGCTGTACGTCTTGCCGTAAAGCGAAAGCGTGGCTGGAGGAACATGATATTCCATATACAGAACGCAATATCTTCTCCGAACCTTTGACTATTAGTGAAATTAAAGAAATTTTGCGTATGACAGAAGACGGGACGGATGAAATCATCTCGACTCGTTCGAAGATCTTCCAAAAACTGAATGTAGATGTAGAGAGTTTGCCGTTGCAACGTCTCTATGAACTAATCCAGGAACATCCCGGCTTATTGAGACGCCCGATTATTATGGATGAAAAACGCCTACAAGTTGGTTATAACGAAGATGAAATTCGCCGATTCCTGCCACGTAAAGTGCGCGCATATCAATTGCTGGAAGCTCAGCGCATGGTCAACTAA